In a genomic window of Methylovirgula sp. 4M-Z18:
- a CDS encoding EamA family transporter: MQNSTISGTLSRSQMLGERTLSGVGLAVASICTIQVGAALSAPLIRELGAAQVTWFRMGFSALILLVWIRPRIFAYSAAQWRAVVLLGLANAAMTFLFAMALQRIPLALTVATEFLGPLFIAAVGLRGWRAVLLPLLALAGVVLLVGFGDMSATDVAGILCALGAGVGWGSYIILTKRIGTAFAGLEGLVMPFTIAALVLTPFGVATLGTPVSLGTLAMCFGLAVLSPLIPYAFELNALRRLSQGTFGILMSLEPAVGAIAGYFILAQAMGAAQMAGIGMVVIASVAAALGEAKGRA; the protein is encoded by the coding sequence ATGCAAAACAGCACGATTTCGGGAACCCTCAGCCGCAGCCAGATGCTTGGCGAGCGAACCCTCTCCGGCGTCGGCCTGGCGGTGGCCTCCATCTGCACGATTCAGGTTGGCGCGGCGCTTTCGGCGCCCTTGATCCGCGAACTCGGGGCGGCGCAGGTCACCTGGTTCCGCATGGGCTTTTCGGCCTTGATCCTGCTCGTCTGGATCCGCCCGCGCATCTTCGCCTATTCGGCTGCGCAATGGCGGGCGGTGGTTCTGCTCGGCCTCGCCAATGCAGCCATGACCTTTCTGTTTGCCATGGCGCTGCAGCGGATCCCGCTTGCCCTGACCGTGGCCACCGAATTTCTCGGGCCGTTGTTCATCGCCGCCGTCGGCCTGCGCGGCTGGCGCGCGGTGCTGCTGCCGTTGCTGGCGCTGGCCGGCGTCGTGCTTCTGGTCGGATTTGGCGACATGTCGGCCACCGATGTCGCCGGCATTCTGTGCGCGCTGGGCGCCGGTGTCGGCTGGGGCAGCTACATCATTCTCACCAAGCGCATCGGTACGGCTTTTGCCGGCTTGGAAGGCCTCGTGATGCCGTTCACCATTGCCGCGCTGGTCCTGACGCCCTTCGGCGTGGCGACGCTCGGCACGCCTGTCTCGCTGGGGACTCTGGCGATGTGCTTCGGCCTTGCAGTGCTCTCGCCGCTGATCCCCTATGCGTTCGAACTCAACGCGTTGCGCCGCCTATCCCAGGGGACCTTCGGCATTCTGATGAGTCTTGAACCAGCGGTCGGCGCGATCGCGGGCTATTTCATTCTCGCGCAGGCCATGGGCGCCGCACAGATGGCCGGCATCGGAATGGTGGTTATCGCCAGCGTCGCGGCCGCGCTCGGCGAGGCGAAGGGCAGGGCCTGA
- a CDS encoding LysR family transcriptional regulator — translation MMRDLNTDLLRTFVTIVEAGSFSQAAQRLGRTQAAVSLALRRLEEDVAQAVLERSPRGVSLTPAGNVLLPHARKILGAADEARRELAGRAVRGRVRLGLIEDVAVGHLPRVLRRFSLAYPGIDLDIHVDTSEALSHRFDGAEFDLVISNRDPFDLTPLMTWSQPLYWVGAKDFSLAAPPVPLVAFNGPCSWERSARAALDRAGMPWHDVCTSSSLLAVLSAVEAGLGVAVLLGNTIRLETMRILERDELPPLKAAEFGLFAAAEPHVPARELAKFLAEDLRR, via the coding sequence ATGATGCGAGACCTCAACACCGACCTCCTGCGCACCTTCGTCACCATCGTCGAAGCGGGTAGTTTCTCGCAAGCGGCGCAGCGGCTCGGCCGCACGCAAGCGGCCGTCAGCCTGGCGCTGCGCCGCCTCGAAGAGGATGTGGCACAAGCTGTGCTGGAGCGCTCGCCGCGCGGGGTCAGCCTCACGCCGGCGGGCAACGTGCTGTTGCCGCATGCCCGCAAAATCCTCGGCGCCGCCGACGAGGCGCGGCGCGAGCTGGCCGGACGGGCGGTGCGCGGCCGGGTACGACTCGGGCTGATCGAGGATGTCGCGGTGGGTCATTTGCCGCGCGTTCTGCGCCGCTTTTCCCTCGCCTATCCGGGGATCGATCTGGATATTCATGTCGATACCAGCGAGGCGCTGTCGCACCGCTTCGACGGCGCGGAATTCGATCTCGTCATCTCGAACCGCGACCCGTTCGACCTCACGCCTTTGATGACCTGGTCGCAGCCGCTCTACTGGGTCGGCGCCAAGGATTTTTCGCTTGCCGCGCCCCCGGTGCCGCTCGTCGCGTTCAACGGGCCCTGCTCCTGGGAGCGCTCCGCCCGCGCGGCGCTGGATCGCGCCGGCATGCCCTGGCACGACGTCTGCACGAGTTCCAGCCTGCTCGCCGTTCTCTCGGCGGTCGAAGCGGGCCTTGGCGTCGCGGTGCTGCTTGGCAACACGATTCGCCTGGAGACGATGCGGATTCTCGAACGCGACGAACTCCCGCCGCTCAAAGCCGCCGAATTCGGCCTCTTCGCCGCCGCAGAGCCGCACGTCCCGGCGCGGGAACTGGCGAAGTTTCTGGCGGAGGATTTGCGAAGGTAA